In Vanacampus margaritifer isolate UIUO_Vmar chromosome 9, RoL_Vmar_1.0, whole genome shotgun sequence, the following proteins share a genomic window:
- the LOC144057616 gene encoding discoidin, CUB and LCCL domain-containing protein 1 isoform X1, producing MRTKCENIGDAVKSFLIGYCLAFSSVCIRVHGQEGDGCGHALLGAESGTLASQNYPGTYPSNSWCKWKLRVPQGRTLQLLFGDFDIESSPDCANGSLVITDNNEHPILGPVCGRRNAWQKNMTLASNEVTITFKSGSHRSGRGFLLSYATDLYPDIISCLKRGSHFSSPRLSVYCPAGCKNVTGDIWGGPDQGYRDTSVLCKSAVHAGAASDSLGGLVSVSRGRSLTLYESTFSNGILSKTGSLSEKKLVFTQECNNILAVYGLNASSFEDRESQAHKFSWSTRTVHSGHEGLVWTAGWNDPSPWVELGLTDKSSITGVITTASSENHIKSYTLLFSRDRKNWKVYKDAVNKEEKVFEAFADSHPRVLNSLFPPAVARFVRVRPRSFHGRASAQFQILGCPVKVTPRSRSPDESTSSKGDAAIPNTIPFPTDGPVLVESRQRSGQPVIIAVGVGLGLIMCFGCLLAGVWWKRRKKASQMKYSVPTTGCQSFQVKTLPCPPSELISYPLERNIHDDLPSPPLNDYAQPAIGQKVGSTFRPPSDEGYTVPFTFSHYDSPGNLPEYAEPLPPEPEYATPFGEQECAPMSASPGAPGSYDCPSHRMLHNGYCTPSLHANAPRPANVVYAEPKSCYSLLQRYEELL from the exons GTGATGGTTGTGGACACGCGCTACTGGGCGCAGAGTCCGGCACCCTGGCCTCACAGAACTACCCGGGCACATATCCCAGTAACAGCTGGTGCAAGTGGAAGCTCCGCGTCCCGCAAGGGCGCACACTGCAACTTctttttggggattttgacatTGAAAGTAGTCCCGATTGCGCTAATGGCTCTCTCGTCATCACAGACAACAATGAGCATCCCATCCTAG GTCCAGTGTGCGGGAGACGGAATGCATGGCAAAAGAATATGACACTCGCTAGCAATGAAGTGACAATAACCTTCAAGTCGGGGTCACATCGGTCTGGACGGGGATTTTTACTGTCTTACGCCACAGACCTTTATCCAG ATATCATCTCTTGTTTAAAACGAGGCTCGCATTTTAGCTCGCCACGTTTGAG TGTTTACTGTCCTGCCGGGTGTAAAAATGTGACGGGAGACATTTGGGGAGGTCCCGATCAAGGCTACCGAGAT ACGTCGGTGCTGTGTAAATCTGCCGTGCACGCCGGAGCGGCGTCCGACAGTCTGGGAGGGCTCGTGAGCGTGAGTCGTGGGAGGAGCCTCACACTCTACGAGTCCACCTTCTCCAACGGGATCCTTTCTAAAAC CGGTTCATTATCTGAAAAGAAGCTGGTGTTCACTCAAG AATGTAACAACATCCTGGCAGTGTATGGTTTAAACGCCTCGTCTTTCGAGGACCGTGAAAGCCAAGCGCACAAATTTTCCTGGTCCACCAGAACGGTACATTCTGGTCATGAGGGGCTCGTCTGGACCGCAGGTTGGAACGATCCATCGCCGTGGGTGGAGCTTGGACTCACTGATAAAAGCTCCATCACAG GAGTGATCACAACCGCATCGAGCGAGAACCACATCAAATCCTACACGCTACTTTTTAGCAGAGACAGGAAGAACTGGAAAGTTTACAAAGATGCTGtcaacaaagaagaaaag GTGTTTGAGGCGTTTGCCGACAGTCACCCGAGGGTGCTCAACAGCCTGTTTCCTCCCGCCGTAGCTCGCTTCGTCCGCGTGCGGCCTCGGAGCTTTCATGGCCGAGCTTCGGCTCAATTCCAAATCCTGGGCTGCCCTGTCAAGGTCACGCCGAGGTCTCGCTCACCCGACG AATCTACGTCCAGCAAAGGTGACGCAGCCATTCCAAACACAATCCCCTTTCCCACAGACGGTCCCGTTTTAGTGGAGTCCAGGCAGA GATCGGGTCAACCAGTCATCATCGCAGTTGGAGTGGGCCTCGGACTAATCATGTGCTTCGGATGTTTGTTGGCTGGAGTCTGGTGGAAGAGAAg GAAAAAAGCTTCCCAAATGAAGTACTCGGTGCCAACAA CAGGTTGCCAGAGTTTCCAAGTGAAGACTCTCCCGTGCCCTCCATCGGAGCTCATCTCGTACCCTCTGGAGCGAAATATCCACGACGACCTACCCAGCCCCCCGCTCAATG acTACGCCCAGCCCGCAATTGGACAGAAGGTGGGCTCTACATTCCGGCCCCCCTCTGACGAGGGCTACACAGTCCCCTTCACGTTCAGCCACTACGACTCCCCCGGCAACCTTCCTGAGTACGCGGAGCCGCTTCCGCCAGAGCCCGAATACGCCACCCCGTTCGGCGAGCAGGAGTGCGCACCCATGTCGGCATCGCCCGGCGCCCCGGGTAGCTACGACTGCCCCTCCCACAGGATGCTTCACAACGGCTACTGCACTCCCTCCCTCCACGCCAACGCGCCACGACCCGCCAACGTCGTCTACGCCGAGCCAAAGTCGTGTTACTCTTTATTGCAGCGGTACGAGGAACTTTTGTGA
- the LOC144057616 gene encoding discoidin, CUB and LCCL domain-containing protein 1 isoform X2: MRTKCENIGDAVKSFLIGYCLAFSSVCIRVHGQEGDGCGHALLGAESGTLASQNYPGTYPSNSWCKWKLRVPQGRTLQLLFGDFDIESSPDCANGSLVITDNNEHPILGPVCGRRNAWQKNMTLASNEVTITFKSGSHRSGRGFLLSYATDLYPDIISCLKRGSHFSSPRLSVYCPAGCKNVTGDIWGGPDQGYRDTSVLCKSAVHAGAASDSLGGLVSVSRGRSLTLYESTFSNGILSKTGSLSEKKLVFTQECNNILAVYGLNASSFEDRESQAHKFSWSTRTVHSGHEGLVWTAGWNDPSPWVELGLTDKSSITGVITTASSENHIKSYTLLFSRDRKNWKVYKDAVNKEEKVFEAFADSHPRVLNSLFPPAVARFVRVRPRSFHGRASAQFQILGCPVKVTPRSRSPDESTSSKGDAAIPNTIPFPTDGPVLVESRQRSGQPVIIAVGVGLGLIMCFGCLLAGVWWKRRKKASQMKYSVPTSCQSFQVKTLPCPPSELISYPLERNIHDDLPSPPLNDYAQPAIGQKVGSTFRPPSDEGYTVPFTFSHYDSPGNLPEYAEPLPPEPEYATPFGEQECAPMSASPGAPGSYDCPSHRMLHNGYCTPSLHANAPRPANVVYAEPKSCYSLLQRYEELL; this comes from the exons GTGATGGTTGTGGACACGCGCTACTGGGCGCAGAGTCCGGCACCCTGGCCTCACAGAACTACCCGGGCACATATCCCAGTAACAGCTGGTGCAAGTGGAAGCTCCGCGTCCCGCAAGGGCGCACACTGCAACTTctttttggggattttgacatTGAAAGTAGTCCCGATTGCGCTAATGGCTCTCTCGTCATCACAGACAACAATGAGCATCCCATCCTAG GTCCAGTGTGCGGGAGACGGAATGCATGGCAAAAGAATATGACACTCGCTAGCAATGAAGTGACAATAACCTTCAAGTCGGGGTCACATCGGTCTGGACGGGGATTTTTACTGTCTTACGCCACAGACCTTTATCCAG ATATCATCTCTTGTTTAAAACGAGGCTCGCATTTTAGCTCGCCACGTTTGAG TGTTTACTGTCCTGCCGGGTGTAAAAATGTGACGGGAGACATTTGGGGAGGTCCCGATCAAGGCTACCGAGAT ACGTCGGTGCTGTGTAAATCTGCCGTGCACGCCGGAGCGGCGTCCGACAGTCTGGGAGGGCTCGTGAGCGTGAGTCGTGGGAGGAGCCTCACACTCTACGAGTCCACCTTCTCCAACGGGATCCTTTCTAAAAC CGGTTCATTATCTGAAAAGAAGCTGGTGTTCACTCAAG AATGTAACAACATCCTGGCAGTGTATGGTTTAAACGCCTCGTCTTTCGAGGACCGTGAAAGCCAAGCGCACAAATTTTCCTGGTCCACCAGAACGGTACATTCTGGTCATGAGGGGCTCGTCTGGACCGCAGGTTGGAACGATCCATCGCCGTGGGTGGAGCTTGGACTCACTGATAAAAGCTCCATCACAG GAGTGATCACAACCGCATCGAGCGAGAACCACATCAAATCCTACACGCTACTTTTTAGCAGAGACAGGAAGAACTGGAAAGTTTACAAAGATGCTGtcaacaaagaagaaaag GTGTTTGAGGCGTTTGCCGACAGTCACCCGAGGGTGCTCAACAGCCTGTTTCCTCCCGCCGTAGCTCGCTTCGTCCGCGTGCGGCCTCGGAGCTTTCATGGCCGAGCTTCGGCTCAATTCCAAATCCTGGGCTGCCCTGTCAAGGTCACGCCGAGGTCTCGCTCACCCGACG AATCTACGTCCAGCAAAGGTGACGCAGCCATTCCAAACACAATCCCCTTTCCCACAGACGGTCCCGTTTTAGTGGAGTCCAGGCAGA GATCGGGTCAACCAGTCATCATCGCAGTTGGAGTGGGCCTCGGACTAATCATGTGCTTCGGATGTTTGTTGGCTGGAGTCTGGTGGAAGAGAAg GAAAAAAGCTTCCCAAATGAAGTACTCGGTGCCAACAA GTTGCCAGAGTTTCCAAGTGAAGACTCTCCCGTGCCCTCCATCGGAGCTCATCTCGTACCCTCTGGAGCGAAATATCCACGACGACCTACCCAGCCCCCCGCTCAATG acTACGCCCAGCCCGCAATTGGACAGAAGGTGGGCTCTACATTCCGGCCCCCCTCTGACGAGGGCTACACAGTCCCCTTCACGTTCAGCCACTACGACTCCCCCGGCAACCTTCCTGAGTACGCGGAGCCGCTTCCGCCAGAGCCCGAATACGCCACCCCGTTCGGCGAGCAGGAGTGCGCACCCATGTCGGCATCGCCCGGCGCCCCGGGTAGCTACGACTGCCCCTCCCACAGGATGCTTCACAACGGCTACTGCACTCCCTCCCTCCACGCCAACGCGCCACGACCCGCCAACGTCGTCTACGCCGAGCCAAAGTCGTGTTACTCTTTATTGCAGCGGTACGAGGAACTTTTGTGA